The following coding sequences lie in one Cotesia glomerata isolate CgM1 linkage group LG5, MPM_Cglom_v2.3, whole genome shotgun sequence genomic window:
- the LOC123264765 gene encoding kelch domain-containing protein 10 homolog: MSKLTKQLYMFKPFVLQEHTPKYDDDEEPEGRCGSKIYCKGHNLYIYRGSDPTILDVQELEDGVIRLVTKPEFRDMWVFNLLSREWAYIDIEFQLPVWQHNEIGVIFEGNLLTICTMRLPYSDKLTDLYIFNILNEHMINQPLQGEVPTYPSGCNVIRNGEYYYLVGDVDDENNRVGNVYRINMKSGIWECVYKCQGKYKNELWKCIPYYLAFDGKTIFTFFSLDDDDDDEHEDNFTPYSFLNLAAFDVHNRRWRMINTHGDVDHVPNYPMDRDGPNGACFQITHYRNSDNDFIVILSGQFGHKDYYNDLWTLNLSTMTWKNIDNRERLIPRTFKRYSMTVSPAGQLFTFGGFIGEPKDKVPCGSRVHSVWITIPKLIDICWESVLHYLPGLVSMSQEQIENLGISWKFFQSRIN; encoded by the exons atgtctaaatTGACAAAACAATTGTATATGTTTAAGCCATTTGTTCTGCAAGAACATACACCTAaatatgatgatgatgaagaacCAGAAGGAAGATGCGGaagtaaaatatattgtaaGGGCCATAATCTTTATATTTACCGTGGAAGTGATCCAACGATCCTCGATGTTCAAGAACTAGAAGATGGCGTAATTCGTCTTGTCACAAAGCCTGAATTTCGTGACATGTGggtatttaatttactatCAAGAGAATGGGCGTACATTGACATTGAATTTCAATTACCAGTTTGGCAGCATAATGAGATTGGTGTAATCTTCGAAGGGAATTTGCTAACCATTTGCACTATGCGACTACCTTATTCTGATAAACTTACagacttatatatttttaatattctcaaTGAACATATGATCAATCAGCCTCTTCAAGGAGAGGTACCTACATATCCTTCGGGATGTAATGTCATTCGCAATggagaatattattatttggtTGGAGATGTTGATGATGAAAACAATCGTGTTGGCAACGTCTACAGGATAAATATGAAGAGTGGAATTTGGGAATGTGTCTATAAATGTCaaggaaaatataaaaatgaactttGGAAATGTATTCCTTATTACCTAGCTTTTGATGGAAAAacgatttttacttttttttctcttgatgatgatgatgatgatgagcaTGAGGATAATTTCACTCCATATTCTTTTTtg aatCTTGCAGCTTTTGATGTACATAATCGTCGATGGAGAATGATCAATACTCATGGAGATGTTGATCACGTACCTAATTATCCAATGGATAGAGACGGACCTAACGGAGCTTGTTTTCAAATTACGCACTACCGAAACTCTGACAATgattttatagttattttatcaGGACAATTTGGTCATAAAGATTATTACAATGATTTATGGACATTAAACCTCAGTACCATGACATGGAAGAACATTGACAATCGTGAACGTTTAATACCACGAACGTTTAAAAGATACTCAATGACTGTGTCCCCGGCTGGCCAACTATTTACATTCGGTGGATTCATCGGTGAACCGAAAGATAAA gttCCCTGTGGCTCTCGTGTTCACTCAGTTTGGATTACTATTCCAAAACTCATAGACATTTGTTGGGAGTCTGTTCTTCACTATTTGCCGGGCTTAGTTTCAATGTCTCAAGAACAAATTGAAAATCTCGGTATTTCATGGAAATTTTTCCAATCGagaattaactaa
- the LOC123264768 gene encoding putative protein TPRXL isoform X1 — translation MQLNFLFLLAGTLIWQSTDAHPASYDQRQTGDLNVQLGFKDIQVVALMDTDLFGDYVDFNYSYDYADFTIKPASKPTTTAGPTSSVEPWHTWPTIPPSSSTTLSSSSSSSLPSSSSFEPDAISSSSSSSTITTPTISSITSNDYLETEKITSSTETNKNSSKINRRDSLSKFDCPSGYSSDAKGRCRKIIRRRLSFLPRLMKLGPKKEGTSKDLRAAS, via the exons ATGcagcttaattttttatttttacttgccGGTACGCTCATCTGGCAATCTACCGATGCACATCCAGCAAGCTATGATCAGCGTCAAACGGGTGATCTCAACGTTCAACTCGGCTTTAAGGACATCCAGGTCGTTGCGCTTATGGACACAGACCTTTTTGGTGATTATGTG gaTTTTAATTACTCTTATGACTACGCTGATTTTACAATAAAACCAGCCTCCAAGCCTACGACTACTGCAGGTCCTACAAGTTCAGTTGAACCTTGGCATACTTGGCCAACAATTCCACCATCATCTTCAACTACTTTGtcatcatcttcatcatcatcctTACCATCATCTTCTTCTTTTGAACCAGATgctatttcttcttcttcttcttcttcaacAATAACAACGCCAACAATATCTTCAATAACTTCAAACGATTATTtagaaactgaaaaaataacttcttcaactgaaacaaataaaaattcttcaaaaataaaccGCCGAGATTctctttcaaaatttgactGTCCTTCAGGGTATAGTTCAGATGCAAAAGGACGTTGCCGTAAAATAATTCGGaggcgtttatcatttttgcc CAGATTAATGAAACTAGGGCCAAAAAAAGAAGGAACAAGCAAAGATTTGCGCGCAGCATCTTAG
- the LOC123264768 gene encoding putative protein TPRXL isoform X2, producing the protein MQLNFLFLLAGTLIWQSTDAHPASYDQRQTGDLNVQLGFKDIQVVALMDTDLFGDYVDFNYSYDYADFTIKPASKPTTTAGPTSSVEPWHTWPTIPPSSSTTLSSSSSSSLPSSSSFEPDAISSSSSSSTITTPTISSITSNDYLETEKITSSTETNKNSSKINRRDSLSKFDCPSGYSSDAKGRCRKIIRRRLSFLPLMKLGPKKEGTSKDLRAAS; encoded by the exons ATGcagcttaattttttatttttacttgccGGTACGCTCATCTGGCAATCTACCGATGCACATCCAGCAAGCTATGATCAGCGTCAAACGGGTGATCTCAACGTTCAACTCGGCTTTAAGGACATCCAGGTCGTTGCGCTTATGGACACAGACCTTTTTGGTGATTATGTG gaTTTTAATTACTCTTATGACTACGCTGATTTTACAATAAAACCAGCCTCCAAGCCTACGACTACTGCAGGTCCTACAAGTTCAGTTGAACCTTGGCATACTTGGCCAACAATTCCACCATCATCTTCAACTACTTTGtcatcatcttcatcatcatcctTACCATCATCTTCTTCTTTTGAACCAGATgctatttcttcttcttcttcttcttcaacAATAACAACGCCAACAATATCTTCAATAACTTCAAACGATTATTtagaaactgaaaaaataacttcttcaactgaaacaaataaaaattcttcaaaaataaaccGCCGAGATTctctttcaaaatttgactGTCCTTCAGGGTATAGTTCAGATGCAAAAGGACGTTGCCGTAAAATAATTCGGaggcgtttatcatttttgcc ATTAATGAAACTAGGGCCAAAAAAAGAAGGAACAAGCAAAGATTTGCGCGCAGCATCTTAG
- the LOC123264770 gene encoding myb-like protein I gives MQLIVYSVLCILAVSGSPAHYDQRQEGTLNVHALLKNLYLVILVPSVEPPKPSVASEEIDSWPSVLEQLLEFKRDSTRNGITESGDKNFTENGLKHGRDANTNNNTDSHDEDSDKKNKNNNDTEQVTDHLESKLLGDGIENCGPDRFRDRFGICQFVTSLRN, from the coding sequence ATGCAGTTGATAGTGTACTCAGTGTTATGTATCCTTGCGGTCTCAGGATCTCCGGCTCATTACGACCAGCGTCAAGAAGGTACCCTAAATGTCCACGCGCTGCTCAAAAATCTCTATTTAGTAATCTTGGTACCAAGTGTCGAACCACCCAAACCATCAGTTGCTTCCGAGGAGATTGATTCATGGCCAAGTGTCCTCGAACAATTGTTGGAGTTCAAAAGAGATTCGACTAGAAATGGAATTACGGAGAGTGgtgacaaaaattttactgagaATGGTTTAAAGCATGGACGTGACgctaatactaataataatactgattCGCATGATGAAGAttcagacaaaaaaaataaaaataataatgatactgAACAAGTGACTGATCACTTAGAATCTAAGTTACTCGGAGATGGCATTGAAAATTGTGGCCCTGACAGATTTCGCGATCGCTTTGGTATTTGTCAATTTGTCACTTCATTgagaaactaa
- the LOC123266300 gene encoding uncharacterized protein LOC123266300: protein MVFVINMRVFKTIFTLLIAVTSLVQAGPASFLRLEHRTDDDSLLPMDNLEFSTTNSSSTTSPSQDTYDQRQNGTENYQIHVDGFVIVVAPVEALLLADAVSGGGNNDFLPGLAGAASKPSQSKPEEPKPTQKPIEEKPDTLIKKSVPRPHVRLVSFLTPFLRKIAQH from the exons ATGGTGTTCGTCATAAATATGAGAGTCTTCAAAACAATATTTACTCTCTTGATTGCGGTTACGAGTTTAGTCCAAGCTGGGCCAGCCTCATTTTTACGGCTAGAACATAGGACTGATGATGATTCTCTACTTCCTATGGATAATTTGGAGTTTTCTACTACCAACAGCAGTTCAACGACTTCACCGTCCCAGGACACTTACGATCAACGTCAAAATGGAAcggaaaattatcaaattcatGTAGATGGTTTTGTTATCGTCGTTGCACCGGTGGAAGCTCTTTTGCTGGCTGATGCGGTTTCTGGAGGCGGTAACAATGATTTTCTTCCTGGACTTGCGGGAGCTGCTAGTAAGCCATCACAATCTAAACCTGAAGAACCGAAACCAACGCAAAAGCCTATTGAAGAAAAACCTGATACGCTAATCAAAAAATCAGTACCcag gccTCACGTCAGACTTGTCAGCTTCTTAACACCATTCCTACGAAAAATTGCACAGCATTGA